TTCGGCGTCCGCACCATGCGTTCGGCGACCGCCTTGGCGTTCTCTCCACTCACCCGAACGACACCAATGCTGGCTTCGCCCAGTGCAGTGGCAATGGCCGCGATAGTCTCCAGATTCACTTGCTTCGCCTCCTCCGAACAAAAAAGATACCCTCCTCCAACAGAGAAGGGCCCATGATCCCATCACGACACTTACACGCGATACTCATTTCGCCTGGGTACAATTTTCACTTTGCGATGCGGTTCTTCACCCTCGCTCAACGAGGAAATATCGGTGCGCGCCTGCAAATACGTATGAACCCATTTTCTATCCGCAGGCGACATGGCCTCCATAGAAACCGCTCGGCCCGTTCGAATCACCCGTTCCACAGCGTGATCAGCTGCACGTCGCAAGCTGTCACGCCGCCGTTTGCGATAAGCCCCCGCATCGACTGAAAACTTCACGAACCCCTCGTGCTCCCGATTCGCCACAATATTGACCAGATACTGCAGCGAATCAAGCGTTGACCCATGCCGTCCAATCAGCGATGGCAAAACATCAGCGTCCGCATCGACGTTCACGACGTATTCCGCGTCCGTCTCCTCATCCGCATCGATGGTCACCCTGGCCGAAACACCCATCTCGCGCAATACCGTCTCGACAAAATCACGCGCGTTTTCGAGTGGACTCTGCGGAACACTCACTTCAACTTGAGCATCCTTCCCACCAAGGAATCCAAACAACCCTTTCACCGGCTCGGAAATCACACGCACCTGTGCCTGCGATCTCGGCACCCCAAGTTTCACGAGCGCCGATGTCACTGCCTCTTCGACCGTTCGACCCGTTACTACTAAGCGCTTCATCTGACTTCCCCTTCAGTCGCGATAAAGGTCTATTCGTCCCGCGGATGATCAACTGGGGCATCGCTCGTCGTGTCTGGTGGTGCCGTTTTATTCGCCTCATTTGGCTTGTCTTTCACGGTATCATCTGAAGTCGTCGCTGCCTTTGTCGCCTGATTTCCCTGCTTGCCACCTGACTTTAAACCGCCTGTGCCAGGTTTGCCAGAACCAGATTTCACCTTCGCAGAACCTGATTTTCCAGACGACTTGTTCTCTGCACGACCAGCGTTGGACGATTTGCCTTTCGCTGTACTTGTCCGAGTACCAGATTTACCTGCACTCGATGTGCCACCCGACTTATCACCCGCACCGCGCGAACGCGACGTCGTGGTAGCCGCAGCGGGAACTGCCGCTGTTGCTGCAGCCCTGCGATTCATAAACACATATGTTTGAAGTGCCGTGAACAAGTTCGTGTACACCCAGTACAGAACCAATCCAGCCGGCAACCGCATTCCGATAATAAAGATGAACACCGGCATGACGAACAAAATGGCACGTTGTTGAGTAGGTTGGTTTCGCATCGTGATCCACGAGGAAAGGAACGTACTCAAAGCCGCGATAACCGGCAACACGTAATATGGATCTTTCGCGCCAAGCTGCCAAATGCCGAGGAACACGCTGTGGTGTAAACCGTAGTTGCCCATGATGGCACCATAAAGCGCATACAGCACAGGTAGCTGGATGACCATTGGAAAACAGCCTGCTGCCGGATTAATGCCGCGCTCTTGGTACAACTTCATGGTCTCTTGCTGTATTTTTTGGTTGTCGCCTTTGTACTTCGAACGAATTTTTTGCATCTCAGGCTGCAATTCCATCATGTACTTCTGATAGCGCATCTGCCTGATAAACAACGGAAGAATAATCAACCGGACAATAATGGTGACAATCAAGATAGAAAGCCCGTAACTATCTCCCAAGTGCCGGGCCAAGAAATCAATGACATCCGAAATGGCCTTGAGGACGGTTCCCCAGACATTGTGCGGCCAATCTCCCGGCTTCTTCGGATACATTCCGCAACCAGTCAGCGCGACGACTACCAAAGCGCTGAGTGCGAACGTCCATCTGCGTTGTTTACGCTTTGACTCCAACACAAATCCCCCTACTACTTCGGTAACGGAACCTCGTCGACACCGCCCGGGTGCCAAGGCCCACATTTGACTAACCTCTTGACTGCCAACCATCCACCCTTTATGGCCCCAAACCGCATGATCGACTCCATCGCATATTCCGAACACGTCGGAACAAAGCGACAACTGGGGGGTGTTAGTGGAGATATACACTTCCGATAAAAGCGGATAAATGCGAGAAGAATGAACTTCATTCCACTCAGCTCCTCGTCCAAATCAT
Above is a genomic segment from Alicyclobacillus acidoterrestris containing:
- the yidC gene encoding YidC/Oxa1 family membrane protein insertase, which translates into the protein MESKRKQRRWTFALSALVVVALTGCGMYPKKPGDWPHNVWGTVLKAISDVIDFLARHLGDSYGLSILIVTIIVRLIILPLFIRQMRYQKYMMELQPEMQKIRSKYKGDNQKIQQETMKLYQERGINPAAGCFPMVIQLPVLYALYGAIMGNYGLHHSVFLGIWQLGAKDPYYVLPVIAALSTFLSSWITMRNQPTQQRAILFVMPVFIFIIGMRLPAGLVLYWVYTNLFTALQTYVFMNRRAAATAAVPAAATTTSRSRGAGDKSGGTSSAGKSGTRTSTAKGKSSNAGRAENKSSGKSGSAKVKSGSGKPGTGGLKSGGKQGNQATKAATTSDDTVKDKPNEANKTAPPDTTSDAPVDHPRDE
- the yidD gene encoding membrane protein insertion efficiency factor YidD — encoded protein: MKFILLAFIRFYRKCISPLTPPSCRFVPTCSEYAMESIMRFGAIKGGWLAVKRLVKCGPWHPGGVDEVPLPK
- the jag gene encoding RNA-binding cell elongation regulator Jag/EloR, whose protein sequence is MKRLVVTGRTVEEAVTSALVKLGVPRSQAQVRVISEPVKGLFGFLGGKDAQVEVSVPQSPLENARDFVETVLREMGVSARVTIDADEETDAEYVVNVDADADVLPSLIGRHGSTLDSLQYLVNIVANREHEGFVKFSVDAGAYRKRRRDSLRRAADHAVERVIRTGRAVSMEAMSPADRKWVHTYLQARTDISSLSEGEEPHRKVKIVPRRNEYRV